Below is a window of Dethiobacter alkaliphilus AHT 1 DNA.
GGTATCGCGCGTAGAGTGTAAGGCAGAAGGAAGCTTCACTGCGACACCGACGGGTGGAGCAGGGACGAAAGTCCGACTTAGTGATCCGGCGGTGCTGCGTGGCAGGGCCGTCGCTCAACGGATAAAAGCTACCCCGGGGATAACAGGCTTATCTCCCCCAAGAGTCCACATCGACGGGGAGGTTTGGCACCTCGATGTCGGCTCATCGCATCCTGGGGCTGTATTAGGTCCCAAGGGTTTGGCTGTTCGCCAATTAAAGCGGTACGTGAGCTGGGTTCAGCAACGTCGTGAGACAGTTCGGTCCCTATCTGTCATGGGCGTAGAAAATTGAAGAGAGCTGTCCCTAGTACGAGAGGACCGGGATGGACAGACCTCTGGTGTACCAGTTGTCCTGCCAAGGGCACTGCTGGGTAGCTATGTCTGGACGGGATAAGCGCTGAAAGCATCTAAGCGCGAAGCCCCCTCTAAGATAAGTTTTCCCGCTCGGTTAACGAGGTAAGACCCCAGAGAGATGATCTGGTTGATAGGCCGGAGGTGTAATGGCAGCAATGTCTTAAGCTGACCGGTACTAATAGGTCGAGGGCTTGACCTAAATCTTGTGATAGTTTATACTCTTTAACATATCGCTGTTCAGTTTTGAGAGAACTTTCTGGTGGAAATAGCGGAGGGGTCACACCCGTTCCCATTCCGAACACGGACGTTAAGTCCTCCAGCGCCGATGGTACTTGGGACGCGAGTCCCTGGGGAGAGTAGGTCTCTGCCAGATCCTTATTTAACCCCCGAATCCGAGGACGCTATAAAGCCCTTGGGTTCGGCTGTATTCCTCGATAGCTCAATGGTAGAGCAACCGGCTGTTAACCGGTAGGCTGTAGGTTCGAGTCCTACTCGGGGAGCCATAAAAAGCCTTGCACTTTTGTGCAAGGCTTTTTTGGTGCTTCGGCAATGGTTACCCCTTCGACAGTTAATTAACCGGTAGGGTTTGCGACTACTACATAATACTGGGGGTCGGGTTTAATGTTATTAATCATTTGTATAACATTTGGCAATGGGTTGAGTTCCGTGCTGTAAGATTATAATATTAATTTAGAGATGAGGCACTACGATGAGTGGCGGGAAGGAGTCTCGGATGAATCTTTTTACGGTTATTGCGCCCATTTATAATATGCTTTTTCCTAAAATGCAGGAGCGCCATGGCAAGCAGCTTGTAAGTAAGCTTTCTCCTTTGGAGGGAAGCAAGGTCCTGGACCTTGGCGGAGGTACGGGAAAGATCGCTTCACAAATGATGGCTTCAGGCGCAGACGTCTGGCTCCTTGATTCTTCACCTCAGATGGTCAGGCAGGCACAAAGTGTTTTGCCGGCAGACCGGGTGGTTTTAGGCGATGCGTTAAGCATACCCTTTATGGAGAATGCCTTTGATATTATTACTGTGGTAGATGTCTTCCATCATATCCGGAAACAAAAAGACGTGCTAAAAGAATGCCATCGAGTTCTAAAGCCTTATGGGTTAATTTGTTTTCTTGAGTTTAACCCGGACTGCTTTTCCATACGGGTGCTGGCAGGTATAGAGAGGCTCTTGGGGGAACCATCTTTGTTTTTAACGCCTGGCGACTTGGCTCTTATGCTTGAAGACGCAGGCTTTCAGGAAATAGAAGCGGATCCCGTTTCCTGTGAGTATCTTATTCTGGCGAAAAAACCCGAAGTGCTTGAAGTGTAAGAGAGGAGGCGCTGACTTATGAACTGCAGTTTTGACAATCATTCTGCAGTTGCTGTTTGCCGAAAATGCAATACCCCGGTATGTGAGGCGTGTAAGCGGGTATTTTACTCGGACACACTTTGCAAGGTGTGTACTGTCAAGATGTATTCTGTGCAATGCAGTTTGGTGAAGTATGACCAGCAGAAGAATGAATAATACTTTCTTTTCTTGGCAACTTATACTTAGGTTTTGGGGAAAACAAGCTGTCAAAGGGAGGCCTTTTTGACATGGAACTGCGAGTCTGTCTTTTTATCGGCATCCCTGCTTCGGGAAAATCCAGCTGGGCGCAAAAATTACTTAGAGAAAACCCCAAAAAGTTCAGCTATCTCTCCAGTGATGAGATCCGGGAGTCTGTCTTTGGAGATGTGGCAAATATGTCTCATAATGCATTGGTATTTCAGATTATGAAGGACAGAATGATTACAGCATTAGAGAATGAACGTTCTGTGATACTGGATGCTACTTTTGTTAAGGCCAGTGAGCGCCAGCCCTTTATTCAGCTGGCAAAGGAGCTTGAAGCACAGGTCATGGCATACTACATAAAAACGGATCTGGGTGAAGCTTTGCAGCGAAATGAGAATCGGAAGCGAAGGGTTCCCGCTGAGGTTATCAGGCAAAGGCTAAAGGATGTGGAAGAACCGGCGCCTGCAGAAGGGTTTGACCGTATAGTAACCATTGACAGTAAGGTTGGTATCAACTAACCAACAATTACCTGCATAATGGGTTTGACAAGGATTTAAAAGTGTGTTAATATAATAAAGTCGCTGTCAGGCGGCAATGTTTAATACATACTTGTTGCATATCCGAGCGGAACGGATATCTTCCAAAAAAAGGTTCTTGATTTAAGGCCTTGAATATGATAAGATAGAGTTCCGGTCGCGAGAGCGGCAAGGATGTAAAGAGAGTTTTGCTCTTTGAAAACTAAACAGGAAATGCCATGCGAAGTAACATCGATTACGATGTAACACTTTACGTTTTGTCAAGGCAGGGGTAACCCTGAACCGGACGAACAACAATGCTTCAAAACAAATTGGAGCCATTCAAATCTTCTCTAACGAAGACCAGACTGCTTAGCAGTTCTGATATACTTTTTGGAGAGTTTGATCCTGGCTCAGGACGAACGCTGGCGGCGTGCTTAACACATGCAAGTCGAACGGGGTCCTAGGGTAGCTTGCTACCCGACCGACCTAGTGGCGCACGGGTGAGTAACACGTGGGCAATCTGCCCGGAAGACTGGGATAACAGCCCGAAAGGGCTGCTAATACCGGATACCTTCACGGAATCGCATGATTCTGTGAAGAAATGTATTTCGCTTCCGGATGAGCCCGCGTCCCATTAGCTAGTTGGTGAGGTAACGGCTCACCAAGGCAACGATGGGTAGCTGGTCTGAGAGGACGATCAGCCACACTGGAACTGAGACACGGTCCAGACTCCTACGGGAGGCAGCAGTGGGGAATCTTGCGCAATGGGCGAAAGCCTGACGCAGCAACGCCGTGTGAACGATGAAGGCCTTAGGGTCGTAAAGTTCTGTCAAGGGGGAAGAAGTTCTGACGGTACCCCTGGAGGAAGCTCCGGCTAACTACGTGCCAGCAGCCGCGGTAATACGTAGGGAGCGAGCGTTGTCCGGAATTACTGGGCGTAAAGGGCGTGTAGGCGGCCAATCAAGTCAGGTGTGAAAATCCAAGGCTCAACCTTGGACGTGCACTTGAAACTGGTTGACTTGAGTGCAGGAGAGGAAAGTGGAATTCCCAGTGTAGCGGTGAAATGCGTAGATATTGGGAGGAACACCAGTGGCGAAGGCGACTTTCTGGCCTGTAACTGACGCTGAGGCGCGAAAGCTAGGGGAGCAAACAGGATTAGATACCCTGGTAGTCCTAGCCGTAAACGATGGGTACTAGGTGTAGGGGGTTTAGATGCCCTCTGTGCCGCAGTTAACACATTAAGTACCCCGCCTGGGGAGTACGGCCGCAAGGCTGAAACTCAAAGGAATTGACGGGGGCCCGCACAAGCGGTGGAGCATGTGGTTTAATTCGAAGCAACGCGGAGAACCTTACCAAGGCTTGACATATAACTGCCGTGCTGTGAAAGCAGTATTTCTCTTCGGAGACGGTTATACAGGTGGTGCATGGTTGTCGTCAGCTCGTGTCGTGAGATGTTGGGTTAAGTCCCGCAACGAGCGCAACCCCTATTGTTAGTTGCCATCATTCAGTTGGGCACTCTAACGAGACTGCCGGTGACAAACCGGAGGAAGGTGGGGATGACGTCAAATCATCATGCCCCTTATGTCTTGGGCTACACACGTGCTACAATGGCCAGTACAACGGGTTGCTAAAGAGCGATCTGGAGCTAATCCCACAAAACTGGTCTCAGTTCGGATTGTAGGCTGCAATTCGCCTGCATGAAGCTGGAATCGCTAGTAATCGCGGATCAGCATGCCGCGGTGAATACGTTCCCGGGCCTTGTACACACCGCCCGTCACACCACGAAAGCTGGCAACACCCGAAGCCGGTGGGCTAACCCTTTTGGGAAGCAGCCGTCGAAGGTGGGGTTAGTGATTGGGGTGAAGTCGTAACAAGGTAGCCGTATCGGAAGGTGCGGCTGGATCACCTCCTTTCTAAGGATATAATTATCTATGCTTCGCATGAGTACTTTCCTGTTTGGTT
It encodes the following:
- a CDS encoding class I SAM-dependent methyltransferase; this translates as MNLFTVIAPIYNMLFPKMQERHGKQLVSKLSPLEGSKVLDLGGGTGKIASQMMASGADVWLLDSSPQMVRQAQSVLPADRVVLGDALSIPFMENAFDIITVVDVFHHIRKQKDVLKECHRVLKPYGLICFLEFNPDCFSIRVLAGIERLLGEPSLFLTPGDLALMLEDAGFQEIEADPVSCEYLILAKKPEVLEV
- a CDS encoding ATP-binding protein is translated as MELRVCLFIGIPASGKSSWAQKLLRENPKKFSYLSSDEIRESVFGDVANMSHNALVFQIMKDRMITALENERSVILDATFVKASERQPFIQLAKELEAQVMAYYIKTDLGEALQRNENRKRRVPAEVIRQRLKDVEEPAPAEGFDRIVTIDSKVGIN